A part of Puntigrus tetrazona isolate hp1 chromosome 21, ASM1883169v1, whole genome shotgun sequence genomic DNA contains:
- the nudt2 gene encoding bis(5'-nucleosyl)-tetraphosphatase [asymmetrical]: protein MALRACGFVIFRRLVQKPPPDNIEFLLLQTSYGENHWTPPKGHVDPGEDDFTTALRETQEEAGLGKDHLHMVDGFLQRLHYQVRGKDKEVLYWLAELRDPNTQVVLSDEHQDYRWAKLEDACKLAKYQDLQDTLTAAQRYLETQGKQ, encoded by the exons ATGGCACTGCGGGCATGTGGATTTGTTATTTTTCGCCGTTTGGTCCAGAAGCCTCCCCCTGATAATATAGAGTTCCTGCTGCTGCAGACATCCTATGGGGAAAACCACTGGACACCACCCAAAG GTCACGTTGACCCTGGAGAGGACGACTTCACCACTGCCTTGAGAGAGACACAGGAGGAAGCGGGTTTAGGTAAAGATCACCTGCATATGGTCGATGGCTTCCTGCAGAGGTTACACTATCAGGTCCGAGGAAAGGACAAAGAGGTCCTCTATTGGTTGGCTGAGCTGCGTGACCCAAACACACAGGTCGTTCTCTCAGATGAACACCAGGATTACCGCTGGGCCAAACTAGAGGACGCCTGCAAGCTGGCGAAATACCAGGACTTACAGGACACACTTACAGCGGCGCAGCGCTATCTAGAAACACAGGGCAAACAGTAA
- the rfesd gene encoding Rieske domain-containing protein → MDENKPSRMYFIGKKEDLIQAKRMNVTLDGRDILIIHHQRTFFAMDLQCYHAGSSLEPGDIEEINNKLCIVCPKHKYKITLAEGEGLYKASNPAEKVPTPRWYSKGIKQRVHKVTEVDEDIFVTLSNCPGWIESDYYQTEKGRAELRKAQESEDGEADVNADEDV, encoded by the exons ATGGATGAAAACAAGCCTTCTCGTATGTATTTTATCGGCAAGAAAGAAGATCTCATTCAGGCCAAGAGAATGAATGTGACTCTGGATGGAAGAGACATTCTTATTATACATCACCAAAGAACTTTCTTTGCAATGGACCTGCAGTGTTACC atgccGGCAGTAGTTTAGAGCCTGGAGATATTGAG GAAATCAACAACAAGCTCTGTATTGTGTGCCCAAAGCACAAGTATAAGATCACTCTGGCAGAAGGTGAGGGGTTATACAAGGCCAGCAACCCCGCAGAAAAAGTCCCTACTCCGCGGTGGTATTCCAAAGGCATAAAGCAGAGAGTGCACAAAGTGACAGAAGTAGACGAAGACATCTTTGTGACGTTGTCCAACTGCCCTGGGTGGATTGAGTCAGACTATTATCAGACCGAGAAGGGCAGGGCAGAACTCAGAAAAGCACAGGAGTCGGAGGATGGAGAAGCAGACGTGAATGCAGATGAAGACGTTTAG